DNA from Mucilaginibacter mallensis:
ATTTATTTAAAATAACACCACAGTCAACTGATATTAAATCACCTTCAACCAAAACCTTTTGGCCCGGGAAGCCATGCACAACCTGGTCATTAGGCGAAATGCATAATGAATAAGGAAATCCATGATAATTTAAAAAAGCTGGAACCCCGCCGTTATCGCGGATATAGGTCTCGGCAAGTTTGTTTAACTCTATAGTTTTAACGCCTGGAGCAATCACCTTAGCGATCTCTCCAAGCGTTTTAGAAACAAGTAAAGAACTTTCTCTTATGAGTTCTATCTCTTCGACAGACTTATAATTGATCTTTGACATGCTGTTAAATTAGATAACCGGGTTGGTTCCTGTAACCGCGGGTGCTGAGCTACGACCTTTTATTCTACCCGTTTTCATTAATCCATCATAATGACGCATTAATAAATGACTTTCTATTTGCTGTAAGGTATCCAATATAACACCTACCAGGATGATCAGTGATGTACCACCGAAGAAACGTGCAAATATTGGAGTAACACCTATCATACTTGCAAGAGCAGGTATAACAGCTATAATAGCCAGTGCAATTGAGCCCGGTAAAGTTATCTTTGAAATAATATCGTCTATAAAGTTGGCTGTTGCCATACCTGGTTTTACACCCGGTACAAATCCACCGTTCTTTTTCATGTCATCCGCCATTTGGTTAGGATTAACAGTGATAGCGGTGTAGAAGTAAGTGAACAGGATGATCAATACAGCAAACAATAAGTTATGTGGCCATGAGTTATAGTTAGCTAACGCCATTACTGTAGGGTTAGCAGCTATACTCGGGAACAGTGATGGTATATACGCAGGTATAAACATTAAAGCCTGTGCAAATATGATAGGCATTACACCTGCCGCATTTACCTTTAATGGTATATACTGGCGTACACCGCCATATTGTTTGTTACCAACTATACGTTTTGCATATTGTACCGCAATTTTTCTTGTACCCTGAACAATCAGGATAGTGAACATTACTACAGCTATAAGCGCTACAAGTTCAACCACAAAAGTTACTAAACCACCCTGGCCGCCTGTACGGGTTAAAAACTCTGTTGCTACAGCGCCTGGTAGTTGAGCAATGATACCCACCATTATAATTAATGATATACCATTACCAATACCTTTATCAGTGATTCTTTCACCAAGCCACATTACAAATAATGTACCTGAGGTTAATACGAATACGTTCAGAATAGTAAACACCGGGTCCGCAATTAAACGGGCATCACCGGTGATCTGTGATTTCAGATAACCGATAGCCTGTAAAGCAGTAATAGCTATTGTCAGATAGCGGGTCCACTGGTTTATTTTGTTCTGGCCGCTTTCGCCTTCTTTTTGCAGTTTAGCAAAGTAAGGTACAGCTATACCCAGCAATTGCACCACAATTGAGGCTGAGATGTACGGCATTACGCCTAATGCAAAAATTGATGCATGCGAAAACGCACCACCTGCAAACATGTTCAGTAAACCAAGCAGGCCTTCTTTAGCATGTGTGTTTAATGATGCTGGATCGACACCAGGTAAAACAACTACGCAGCCTACACGATATATTAAAAGAAATAAGAGTGTGTTAGTTATACGCACTCTTAAATCCTCGATTTTCCAGATATTGGATAATGTGGTGAAAAAATTCTTCATTTGAAAAATTATAGCTTAACTATGGTGCCGCCAGCTGCTTCAATAGCTTTTTGTGCAGTTGCGGTAAATGCATGTGCCTTAACCTCTAAAGTTGCTTTTAGCTCGCCGCGACCAAGGATCTTAACCAGGTCGTTTCTTGAAGCTAAACCATGTGCTTTCAGTGTGTCAAAATCAACTGAAGTGAGTGTATATTGCTCAACCAGTTGTTGTAACACATCAAGGTTTACACCAACGTACTCAACACGGTTAGGGTTTTTAAAGCCTACCTTAGGAACACGACGTTGCAATGGCATCTGGCCACCTTCAAAACCAATTTTAGTTTTGTTACCTGAACGTGAACCTGCGCCCTTATGACCGCGGGTTGATGTACCGCCACGGCCAGAACCTGTACCACGGCCAATTCTTTTTCTATTTTTAGTAGAACCTTCTGCAGGTTTTAAATTACTTAAATTCATGATATTAAATATTTTCTACCGCTACCAAATGATTAACTTTCTTTACCATACCGATGATAGCTGGAGTAGCTTCAACTTCCACACTGTGGTTGATCTTGCGTAAGCCCAGGGCCTCAACAGTCTTTTTCTGGCGCTCACTTCTATCGATCACGCTTTTAATCTG
Protein-coding regions in this window:
- the secY gene encoding preprotein translocase subunit SecY, with protein sequence MKNFFTTLSNIWKIEDLRVRITNTLLFLLIYRVGCVVVLPGVDPASLNTHAKEGLLGLLNMFAGGAFSHASIFALGVMPYISASIVVQLLGIAVPYFAKLQKEGESGQNKINQWTRYLTIAITALQAIGYLKSQITGDARLIADPVFTILNVFVLTSGTLFVMWLGERITDKGIGNGISLIIMVGIIAQLPGAVATEFLTRTGGQGGLVTFVVELVALIAVVMFTILIVQGTRKIAVQYAKRIVGNKQYGGVRQYIPLKVNAAGVMPIIFAQALMFIPAYIPSLFPSIAANPTVMALANYNSWPHNLLFAVLIILFTYFYTAITVNPNQMADDMKKNGGFVPGVKPGMATANFIDDIISKITLPGSIALAIIAVIPALASMIGVTPIFARFFGGTSLIILVGVILDTLQQIESHLLMRHYDGLMKTGRIKGRSSAPAVTGTNPVI
- the rplO gene encoding 50S ribosomal protein L15; this translates as MNLSNLKPAEGSTKNRKRIGRGTGSGRGGTSTRGHKGAGSRSGNKTKIGFEGGQMPLQRRVPKVGFKNPNRVEYVGVNLDVLQQLVEQYTLTSVDFDTLKAHGLASRNDLVKILGRGELKATLEVKAHAFTATAQKAIEAAGGTIVKL
- the rpmD gene encoding 50S ribosomal protein L30, with the translated sequence MAKIKITQIKSVIDRSERQKKTVEALGLRKINHSVEVEATPAIIGMVKKVNHLVAVENI